The following proteins are co-located in the Candidatus Cloacimonadota bacterium genome:
- a CDS encoding aspartate kinase, which produces MAIIVKKFGGTSIGTIERIEKLAAKLVKERQQGDQLVVVVSAMAKTTDELFSLAHKISSNPFQRELDMLVTAGERISMSLLSIALHKYGASAISFTGSQSGIITDNCHGNASIINVSAFRIREELEKNKIVIVAGYQGVSLNKEITTLGRGGSDTTAVALAGYLDAQNCEIYTDVEGVFTADPYNISNVRKINSIDYDQMLYLARAGCKVIHPRAVEFAMKYNIELEIKSSFNDLPGTLVKKDLEMEEKKILAITGRNHLTCYDIALTKEETGKVLSALKMNNPEILEYAIPETELFRIIIEEKNEEVLSKKLAAEDIRNYNKLGNLSSITFTGLRMINDMGILEKVIQTLQEKNIEIFSLTRNHLGFTLYIKTPENHDLIEYFHNSFIVEGNVK; this is translated from the coding sequence ATGGCAATAATCGTTAAGAAATTTGGTGGAACTTCAATCGGCACTATTGAGCGTATTGAAAAGCTGGCTGCTAAACTTGTGAAAGAGAGGCAACAAGGGGATCAATTAGTCGTCGTCGTATCGGCAATGGCTAAGACTACAGATGAGCTCTTTTCTCTGGCTCATAAGATCAGCAGCAATCCTTTTCAGCGGGAGCTCGATATGCTGGTTACGGCAGGGGAGAGGATAAGCATGTCTCTTCTCTCAATAGCTCTGCATAAATATGGAGCATCGGCAATTTCTTTTACCGGTTCTCAGAGTGGTATCATCACCGATAATTGTCATGGCAATGCCAGCATCATCAATGTAAGTGCGTTTCGCATTAGAGAGGAATTAGAGAAAAATAAGATAGTCATAGTCGCCGGTTATCAGGGTGTCAGTCTCAATAAAGAGATAACAACCCTTGGCAGAGGTGGTTCTGATACGACGGCTGTAGCTCTCGCCGGCTATCTTGACGCTCAAAACTGTGAGATCTATACTGATGTTGAGGGAGTCTTTACCGCTGATCCATATAATATCAGCAATGTTCGCAAGATTAATAGTATTGACTACGATCAAATGCTCTATTTAGCTAGAGCCGGATGCAAGGTCATTCATCCGAGAGCTGTAGAATTTGCCATGAAGTACAATATAGAACTGGAGATCAAATCGTCTTTTAATGATCTTCCGGGTACATTAGTTAAAAAGGATTTAGAAATGGAAGAGAAGAAAATATTAGCAATTACAGGTAGAAACCATCTTACCTGCTATGATATAGCACTAACAAAGGAAGAAACAGGAAAAGTGTTATCTGCTTTGAAGATGAATAATCCGGAAATTTTAGAGTATGCAATACCGGAAACTGAGTTATTCAGAATAATCATTGAAGAGAAGAATGAAGAAGTTCTCTCCAAAAAATTAGCTGCTGAAGATATTAGAAACTACAACAAACTCGGAAATCTAAGCTCAATCACTTTTACCGGATTAAGAATGATCAATGATATGGGGATACTGGAAAAGGTCATACAAACTCTTCAGGAGAAGAATATTGAAATCTTTTCGCTCACTCGCAATCATCTCGGTTTTACTTTATATATCAAAACACCTGAGAACCACGATTTGATCGAGTATTTTCATAATTCCTTTATAGTTGAAGGAAATGTTAAATGA